In Tripterygium wilfordii isolate XIE 37 chromosome 15, ASM1340144v1, whole genome shotgun sequence, one DNA window encodes the following:
- the LOC120016106 gene encoding dof zinc finger protein DOF5.4, producing MQDIHSIGGGGRLFGAVSGGGGDRRLRPQNHQALKCPRCDSLNTKFCYYNNYNLSQPRHFCKSCRRYWTKGGVLRNVPVGGGCRKTKRSKAKPSSGNASSPPRAQQQQQQEGNSNNSHSSSESSSLTAVTNATTASTIEAVSASSPSNNLLNNSITEPKFFTNANPNGFEPSLLEHGSDCGIFTDMGSFTSLITSSNEQLSFGFGNILNQEGLEQNRQWHEQEQKMMSVGGEELQMGGAFDQTVNVELSGLQNRSGNGDQFGSLDWQGSTDQGLFDIPNNVDHAYWNQSQWTDQDQPNNLYLP from the coding sequence ATGCAAGACATCCATTCAATTGGAGGTGGAGGCAGGTTGTTTGGCGCCGtcagtggtggtggaggagaccGGAGGTTACGGCCGCAGAACCACCAGGCGTTAAAGTGCCCACGCTGTGACTCGCTTAACACCAAATTCTGTTACTACAACAACTACAACCTCTCGCAGCCTCGCCACTTCTGTAAGAGCTGTCGGCGCTACTGGACTAAGGGCGGCGTTCTCCGTAACGTCCCCGTCGGTGGTGGTTGCCGCAAGACGAAACGCTCCAAGGCCAAGCCATCCTCTGGCAACGCATCTTCCCCACCGCGGGCAcagcaacaacagcaacaaGAGGGCAATTCGAATAATTCTCATTCTAGCAGTGAGAGCTCTAGCCTCACGGCCGTCACGAACGCCACCACTGCGAGCACAATTGAGGCCGTTTCTGCGAGCTCTCCTTCCAATAATTTGTTAAACAACAGTATCACGGAGCCTAAATTCTTCACTAATGCAAACCCTAACGGTTTCGAGCCTTCGTTGCTGGAGCATGGATCGGACTGTGGGATCTTCACGGATATGGGGAGCTTTACGAGCCTGATTACGTCTTCGAACGAGCAATTGTCGTTCGGATTTGGGAATATACTGAATCAAGAGGGGCTGGAGCAGAACCGACAGTGGCACGAGCAGGAGCAGAAGATGATGAGCGTTGGTGGGGAGGAATTGCAGATGGGGGGAGCGTTCGATCAGACTGTTAACGTTGAGTTATCAGGCTTGCAGAATAGATCAGGGAATGGTGATCAATTTGGATCGTTGGATTGGCAGGGGAGTACAGATCAAGGTTTGTTTGATATTCCTAACAACGTTGATCATGCATACTGGAATCAGAGTCAGTGGACTGATCAAGATCAACCTAATAATCTCTATCTcccttaa
- the LOC120016262 gene encoding protein MICROTUBULE BINDING PROTEIN 2C-like → MYDPQHYVDLQENSGFGDTKSWLSGQDDSSLTHLQNHSSLAANGDFDRVLFNNLVEMVPLVQSLIDRKTSSSFTRRGSMVYTKTPSRESLYRKVDSKGRNAAHSIPVKKKKDQGNLSKTVSNDHDADSFSIFSSRALTSEKDQDELVALREQVEDLQRKLLEKDELLKSAEISKNQMNDVQKRLDELKHLAAEKDSLIKSTQVQLSDAKIKLADKQAALEKLQWEATTSNRKVEKLQEELHSMQGEVSSFMLVFEGLAKDGSTAYSDDYDITPYRFDHLPRIDDLDDMEIQKMEEARKAYVAAVAAAKERQDEDSISAAARARLHLQSFLFRSQGMHSGSDFPRTEIP, encoded by the exons ATGTATGATCCGCAACACTATGTGGATTTGCAAGAGAATTCGGGTTTCGGGGATACAAAATCATGGCTGTCCGGCCAGGACGACTCGTCCCTGACTCACCTGCAAAATCATTCGTCACTTGCGGCGAATGGAGATTTCGATCGGGTGCTCTTCAATAACCTCGTCGAGATGGTCCCTCTCGTCCAGTCCCTCATC GATCGGAAAACAAGCAGTTCATTTACTCGGCGTGGTTCGATGGTTTACACTAAGACTCCTTCGAGGGAATCCTTATACAGAAAA GTGGATTCTAAAGGAAGGAATGCAGCTCACTCCATTCctgtgaagaagaaaaaggatcaAGGGAACTTAAGTAAAACTGTTAGCAATGATCATGATGCTGACAGtttttcaatattttcctcTAGAGCTTTGACTTCAGAAAAGGACCAGGACGAGTTGGTTGCTTTGAGGGAACAAGTAGAGGATCTGCAGAGGAAGTTATTAGAGAAAGATGAACTCTTGAAATCTGCAGAGATCTCAAAGAATCAGATGAATGATGTTCAAAAAAGACTTGACGAACTGAAACACCTGGCTGCAGAAAAGGACTCTTTAATTAAGTCTACTCAAGTACAACTCTCTGATGCAAAG ATTAAGCTTGCAGACAAGCAAGCTGCCCTGGAGAAGCTACAGTGGGAAGCAACAACATCTAACAGGAAAGTGGAGAAGCTCCAGGAAGAGTTACACTCTATGCAAGGGGAGGTCTCATCATTTATGCTCGTCTTTGAAGGCTTGGCAAAAGATGGTTCAACTGCATATTCTGATGATTATGACATCACACCATATCGTTTTGATCATCTTCCTCGCATC GATGACTTGGATGACATGGAGATACAGAAAATGGAAGAAGCAAGAAAAGCTTATGTGGCTGCCGTCGCTGCTgcaaaagaaagacaagatGAGGATTCTATTAGTGCTGCTGCTCGAGCAAGACTTCATCTCCAGTCATTTCTTTTTAGATCACAAGGTATGCATAGTGGCAGTGACTTCCCCAGAACTGAGATTCCATGA
- the LOC119980021 gene encoding protein BREAKING OF ASYMMETRY IN THE STOMATAL LINEAGE isoform X1 has translation MGTPWTVTRSIRWRMRDWASCFLACRFPLDEDHSTAPQIPIRKMNRHKNEDNRGNKTNHKRQSRSINKKDRDGTLETEDGSEESSWPHFRDEDYIVFCFRDDGAIDVLKESRSESLSERNDCTSTSLWPSRRKSICSENDETVSKTSHENLSHEEGNDICLTNEGEIVPGEENGKADGVCVITESPSCENRKRFQIEDIKVAVPVDSSDSNQSDGSAGSFSFPVLALEWMGSPVQMPRSGSFHLQKHKGRCARFQCCRF, from the exons ATGGGGACTCCATGGACAGTGACAAGGTCTATTAGATGGAGAATGAGAGACTGGGCATCTTGTTTCTTGGCTTGCAGGTTTCCTTTAG ATGAAGATCATTCTACTGCCCCTCAAATTCCAATCAGAAAAATGAATCGACACAAGAATGAAGACAACAGAGGCAATAAGACTAATCACAAAAGACAGTCAAGAAGTATAAACAAAAAGGACAGAGACGGAACATTGGAGACAGAAGATGGGAGTGAAGAATCAAGTTGGCCACATTTTCGAGATGAGGACTATATTGTGTTCTGTTTTAGGGATGATGGTGCAATTGATGTTCTTAAAGAGAGCAGGTCAGAGTCTTTATCCGAACGGAACGATTGCACGAGTACAAGTTTATGGCCATCAAGAAGAAAG AGCATTTGCAGTGAGAATGATGAAACGGTTAGTAAGACAAGCCATGAGAACTTATCACATGAAGAAGGGAATGATATTTGTCTTACAAATGAGGGAGAGATCGTTCCTGGTGAAGAG AATGGCAAAGCAGACGGCGTTTGCGTAATCACAGAGTCCCCTTCATGTGAAAATAGGAAGAGATTTCAGATTGAGGACATCAAAGTGGCAGTGCCTGTTGATTCAAGTGACTCCAATCAATCTGACGGCAGCGCAGGCTCTTTCTCCTTTCCTGT ATTAGCCTTGGAGTGGATGGGCAGTCCTGTACAAATGCCGCGGTCAGGGAGCTTTCATTTACAGAAGCACAAGGGTCGCTGTGCGCGTTTTCAGTGTTGTAGATTCTAG
- the LOC119980021 gene encoding protein BREAKING OF ASYMMETRY IN THE STOMATAL LINEAGE isoform X2: MGTPWTVTRSIRWRMRDWASCFLACRFPLDEDHSTAPQIPIRKMNRHKNEDNRGNKTNHKRQSRSINKKDRDGTLETEDGSEESSWPHFRDEDYIVFCFRDDGAIDVLKESRSESLSERNDCTSTSLWPSRRKSICSENDETVSKTSHENLSHEEGNDICLTNEGEIVPGEENGKADGVCVITESPSCENRKRFQIEDIKVAVPVDSSDSNQSDGSAGSFSFPVLGVDGQSCTNAAVRELSFTEAQGSLCAFSVL; encoded by the exons ATGGGGACTCCATGGACAGTGACAAGGTCTATTAGATGGAGAATGAGAGACTGGGCATCTTGTTTCTTGGCTTGCAGGTTTCCTTTAG ATGAAGATCATTCTACTGCCCCTCAAATTCCAATCAGAAAAATGAATCGACACAAGAATGAAGACAACAGAGGCAATAAGACTAATCACAAAAGACAGTCAAGAAGTATAAACAAAAAGGACAGAGACGGAACATTGGAGACAGAAGATGGGAGTGAAGAATCAAGTTGGCCACATTTTCGAGATGAGGACTATATTGTGTTCTGTTTTAGGGATGATGGTGCAATTGATGTTCTTAAAGAGAGCAGGTCAGAGTCTTTATCCGAACGGAACGATTGCACGAGTACAAGTTTATGGCCATCAAGAAGAAAG AGCATTTGCAGTGAGAATGATGAAACGGTTAGTAAGACAAGCCATGAGAACTTATCACATGAAGAAGGGAATGATATTTGTCTTACAAATGAGGGAGAGATCGTTCCTGGTGAAGAG AATGGCAAAGCAGACGGCGTTTGCGTAATCACAGAGTCCCCTTCATGTGAAAATAGGAAGAGATTTCAGATTGAGGACATCAAAGTGGCAGTGCCTGTTGATTCAAGTGACTCCAATCAATCTGACGGCAGCGCAGGCTCTTTCTCCTTTCCTGT CCTTGGAGTGGATGGGCAGTCCTGTACAAATGCCGCGGTCAGGGAGCTTTCATTTACAGAAGCACAAGGGTCGCTGTGCGCGTTTTCAGTGTTGTAG
- the LOC120016744 gene encoding dirigent protein 1-like: protein MKSSLNLLHNSSVTIYNHGFHNQICVSRSTSRALLFHSHPSLGPQTNRQHPIYLHEILNGTDPTAVPVTARSNYAGTNPLGAVFGAISIMDNPLRTSRDPNSILLGRAQGLYAMASQSEVVLFMSATYWFTAGSFNGSSFSLVGLNHAMKPLREIPIVGCTGRFRLAKGYCMVRTIAMDGSNNIIGYNGTLFHY from the coding sequence ATGAAGTCCAGTCTCAATCTTCTCCATAATTCATCCGTTACCATTTACAATCATGGCTTCCACAACCAAATTTGTGTTTCTCGCAGCACTTCTCGTGCTCTGCTGTTCCACAGCCACCCAAGCCTTGGGCCTCAAACGAACCGCCAACATCCAATTTACTTGCACGAAATTCTTAACGGCACCGACCCAACTGCGGTGCCCGTCACGGCCCGATCTAATTACGCGGGTACAAACCCATTGGGTGCCGTGTTCGGTGCAATCTCCATAATGGACAACCCGCTTAGGACCTCCAGAGACCCGAATTCGATTTTGTTGGGGCGGGCGCAAGGGTTGTACGCGATGGCGTCGCAGAGTGAGGTTGTGCTGTTTATGTCGGCCACGTATTGGTTCACCGCCGGGAGTTTTAACGGGAGCTCGTTTAGTCTGGTTGGGTTGAATCACGCAATGAAGCCGTTGAGGGAGATTCCGATTGTGGGTTGTACCGGGCGGTTTCGGCTTGCGAAAGGGTATTGTATGGTTCGGACTATTGCGATGGACGGGTCGAATAATATAATCGGGTATAATGGGACCTTGTTCCACTATTGA